Genomic segment of Salminus brasiliensis chromosome 16, fSalBra1.hap2, whole genome shotgun sequence:
cttttGTGTGCATAATTCCGTTGGTTCTTTAACAGTGTCCAGTCTTTGTTGGCTTGTTTGAACTGTAAAATTGAGATACAGATTTTAAGTTAATCCTGATTCCCATACGTTAAATACATATCATGTTCAAAATGGCAGTTTCACAAAACAACATTCAAagaccactgacaggtgaacagcattgattatctggctctagtggctcctgtcaaggaccggatatattaggcagcaagtgaacagtcagtttttgaagttATTAAAGcacaaaaaatgagaaaaagcataagaatctgagaccaaactgtgatgttctagatgacatcaggcaggttttgtggggtgttccctgtatgcagtggtcagtgtctaccaaaagtgctgaaAGGAAGGATAATCATAGGGTCATGGCCactcaaggctcactgatgtgttTCATGAAGGTCCCCCCTCACAACTTAATGTACTTAAAGGATCTggtgctaatgtcttggtgccagatatcacaggacaccttcagaggtctggtgaagtccatgcctcaaaggGTCAGATCTGCTTTGGTGGCACTAGACaagtattagacaggtggtttatTGTTGTGGCTGATTGTTGTAACCGAATATTACCACGTCAAACACTGATGGCATTTTTAACAgtgctttgtttttatttctgtggTCTAAATTCAACAAAACAGCAAATTTCAGATTTACTGAGCGATGATTGAACTTTGCTCGCTGGTCAGAAGTCTCGATCTAGTGGATAAGCACCATAACACTGGTTTAAGCCTGGGGATTAAGATCAGTGAGCCAAATGACCCACATTTGGTGTTATTAGCTGCAAGGCATTTTGCCACTGAAAGCAGCCATGGATTAGTTAGTGAAGGATGAGTTAATTAGTCCATCTACCAGAAACAAACAGCTTCTGGATTAATTATGAGGAGAGAGAAGCAGTAACTAGACAGACTTAGAGACAGACGGATatacagacagacggatagatagatagatagatagacagatagatagacagatagatagatagatagacattcAAAGGTTTGGAAACACtggttattttatttaataatagcGTATACAGTGTTTATAGCAATTTTATAAACTATATAACATAGAAAATTACTAAAAGGCACATATAGATACTTTACTAAATATTTCAAGACTTGCTGGATCAACAAGAAGTttattaagtttatttataattatcgCATGTCAATTAATTGTCAATTGGGGcaatggtggctcagcggttagagtgccgggatatcgataacagggttgcgggttcgattcccgggctcggcaagctgccactgttgggtccttgagcaaggccctttaccctctttgtaaagttggctgggtgtgtgtgtgtgtaattactgcccctaacacgtgtgtgtgtgagtgtgtgttcactaccagatgggttaaatgcggaggacacattttgctgtacagtgacaaatacatacacCTTACCTTAAATGTCTTGACAAGATTTAGTCCTCACCTTTAAATGTGAGGCGTTTTTGATGGTCATTGAATTATAATGCCATACACCGTTCATCTACAGAGGTCACTCTTGAACATTAAacatgtaaagttacagtatTTTGAACAGCAGGGGCGAATAAAAGATAAAAGTGAAAGATTGTTTGCTGCACTGTACCTCTACTGGTGAAGCATTAGTGTAGTTTGCGTTGAGCCGATGGATCTCTGGGCTCCAACTGGACGTGTTGTGCTCCGCTGTCCTGCTATTATTTATGTGGAGAGCTGAAGCTGTTGGGCTGTACGGCTTCAGAAACATGAAGTCACTTTTAGACGACTCTGGAGTCAAGCACATTTTATAGCAGTAGTTTTGACCTAGTTGAGCGCCGCCGTTCACCTCCATGGTATCCACAGCTCCGTTGGGCACTGGGGATATGCGCACATTTAAATTAGACTTCATGTCCTCGGTGGTGGAGGCCTTGGAGCTGAATCCACAGCAGGAGCTGTCATATTTCGAAAGCCTGCGCCTGTATGCCTTAATTGCAGCCAGGACGATGATAGCCACCAGAAACGTGAAGGAAACTGCACCTAGGGACACTATTAGATAGAGCGCATGGTCCCTGGGGTGCTTGGAGAGGTCACTGAATTCAGGCTCGCTGTCAACAACGGACAGAATGATGGACGCTGTGGCCGAGAGCGACGGCTCCCCACTGTCCTTGACCAAAATGAGCAGCCTGTGCGTGGCAGGGTCTCCGTCCCTCAAGCGGCGgatcatcctgacctccccCGTGTAGAGGGCAATGCTGACCAGGCTGGGGTCCGTAGCTTGGAGCATTTGGTACAAGAGGCGTGCATTTTGACCCTCGTCCACATCCATAGCCGTGACCTTGACCACAAGGTGTCCAGCATCAGCCGACCTGGGAATAATTTCGCTGGCTGCTGTCGTGTCATTTTCCGGTAGAGGGGACACTATCACTGGGACGTTGTCATTCTGGTCGAGCACGAACACATTCAGTGTCATGTTGGTGACCAGTGGGGGAAACCCAGCGTCCTTGGCTTGGATCACTAGCTGAAAGCTTTTAAGCTGCTCTCGGTCAAAGGAGCGCAATGCATAGATGTTGCCGTTGTCCGAGTTGATGGACACGTAAGTGGACGCCGGCGCTCCTTGTATGTCGCTTTCCAGAACTGAGTAGGAAAGGTACGAGTTCTGTCCTGCATCTGCATCCTGGGCCGAGATTGTGAATACTGAGGAGCCTGGAGGGTTGTTCTCCATCAGGTAGACGTTGTAAGAGGGCTGCTTGAACACAGGCGCATTGTCGTTAACATCAGCCACCTGGACCACAATGGTCTTCCTGGTAAAGAGTGGTGGAGAGCCCATATCTCTGGCAGTGAGGGTGATGTTGTATTCAGGCACCTTCTCCCTGTCCAGAAAGTCTGAGGTGACCAGGGTGTAGTAGTTCTTGAAAGAGGAATGGAGCTGAAATGGTACATGATGGGGAATCTCACAGTCCACGTGCCCGTTTTCTCCTGAATCCTGGTCCATCACACTGATGACCGCGATGACTGTCCCAGGCAGGGCATCCTCCTGCACTGGAGTGGACGTGGAGGTGAGAATGACCTCAGGACGGTTGTCATTGACGTCCACGACAGTCACCAGCACCTTGCAGTGGACCGCGATGGCATTGGGCCCCTTGTCCTTGGCCTGGACATAGATCTCGTGGACAGTAGCCTTTTCATAGTCCACAAGTCCCCTCACTCTAACTTCTCCCGTTCTTGTGTCCACGGAGAAAAGCTCGCGCACCTTGGAAGGCGCGTGGCCACTGAAGGAGTACGCGACCTCGCCGTTGGGGCCCTCATCCGGATCCGTGGCGTTGAGCCGGATGATCACGGTGCCCCGGGGGGCGTTCTCCACCACCTTCGCTCGGTACGTCTCGCGCTCGAACGCAGGCGCGTTGTCATTGGCATCCACGACCGTCACGTTGAGGTGCGCGCTCCCGGAGCGCTCAGGTGCGCCCCCGTCCACGGCGGTGATCACCATGTGGTGCGCGCCCTGCTGCTCCCTGTCCAGCGGCCTTTGTAGCACAAGCTCGGCAAACTTGCCGGCGCGCACGTCTAGCGCGAAGTGCGCGTTCACGCTCAGCAGGTACGAGCGCAGCGCGTTCTCGCCCACGTCCGCGTCCTGTGCGCTCTCGAGCGGGAAGCGCGAGCCAGGCGCCGCCGACTCGGAGATGTCCAGGCTGAAGCCGGCGCGCGGAAAGCTCGGCGCGTTATCGTTAACATCCAGCACCTCCACCTCCACGCGgtgcagctcgagcgggttctCCAGCACCGCCTGCAGGTGAAGGAAGCACAAGGGGTTCTGCTCGCACAGCTGCTCGCGGTCGATGCGCTCGTTCACAAACAGCACTCCGTTCTCCAAATTCACCTCCAAATAGCGCCTCCTGGTGCCCGACACGAGCCGGAACCTGCGCGCGGAGAGCTCGCTAGGCACCAGCCCGAGGTCCTCGGCCAGGTTCCCCACGAAGGCGCCGTGCTCCAACTCCTCCGGGACGCTGTAGCGGAGCTGGGCCAGCGAGCAGCACATCATGGAGAGCATCAGAACAGTGAGGGGAACCTGGAGCACCCGTTTCTCCATGGAAACACGAGCTGACACGACTTCCAGTGAACGATGGACCGAGGTGCAGCTCTAGGGAAACTTCTGAGAGCAAAAGTTTTGGAGAACACACAGCAGGAGCATTGTGATGATGATAGACTGATAGATGGACTGAGAAGTGAGAACAGCTCTCATCGGATTTGaaggttagagagagagaaagagagagagagagagagagagagagagagagggagggagaaagggagagagagagagagagagagagagagagagagggagagagagagagagagagagagagagagagagagggagagagagagagagagaaggagagagagagagggaaggtggGGGTGGGAGGTtagctgtatttattaaaagCTTAATGCTCTGGaatcctttgtgtgtgtgtgtgtgtgtgtgtgtgtgtgtgtgtgtgaacataacGACTGGCAAGTAAAAACATCTTAAATGTACACGATATACTAACAAATACCAttcaaataatattatataattgtataatattataatattactatATACTATTAGTATACAGCACTAATCTGTACTACTGAATTAAAGGGGGTTAATTAAGctcaaataaatgaaatattttatgttTGACGTGTTTAACGTTTAAATAGTTTATTTGGTCTGGATGAAAAGTCACATGACGTTTGTCAACGTTAAACTGATGAGCCTTTTTACAGCGtctttatttaattgtttatttatctgttagttatttagttagttTGTTAAGTTGATGTATTAATGTGatgaaatgtattaaatgtagcATTTAGGTGGTTGAGGTCTTCTaattttactgttactgttattatatttagtgttttttgtttaagAAGCTTCACAATTTTGAGGTAACTAACCTTTCATTACGACAAATTACCAAAcaaatgaatcaaatcaaatgatcTGTTAATTCTGTAAATTACTGATAGAAAGTGAAATTTTAAAAATCAAAGTTGTCCGGTTAAAGTGAGTGAACACGTCAACATTTCTCGAGAACTGTTCTCTGCGtcttaaataataatgattgaaatgttaaatcatttaaaatatagaTTATTATTGGACATATACAGATATttgaagctgcacccattgctgacacagatcttTCTAATATTTtctttctgaagcagataaacatgaacctgttggcaccatgctgcctaatgccaggcgtgggctagaggggtatgaagctcCCAGTATtcaggagctgtggagcagtggaagaagaacgtgttctctaaaatgatgggtggtgcttcatccagtacttttgggatgagttggggagtggcGAAAGATTAGGTGgagtggtgaccatccaacatcctgatctcacatccaacactcttgtcactaaatgcaatcaaatcctcacaatgcaatgttcctccaaaataaacacagatagacagacacctATACTCTACTATGACAGGCAGACAAGCAGAAACCCAGCTAGTCAGCTTTGAATggtgtagatagacagacagacagacagacagatagacagacagacagacagacagacagacagatagatagatagatagacagacacacagacagacagacagacagacagacagatagatagatagatagatagatagatagacagacagatatatagatagatagacagacagacagacagacagatagatagatagatagatagatagacagacagacagagagacagatagatagatagatagatagatagatagatagatagatagatagacagacagacagatagacagacagatagatagacagacagacagacagatggatagacacagataaatacacagacaagcagatatatagacagacagacagacagatagatagatagatagatagatagatagacagacagacagacagacagacagacagatagatagatagatagatagatagacggacagacagacagacagacagagagatagacagacagacagatagatagacagacagatagacaaagagatagataaatggatagacacatagatacacagacaagcagatacatagacagacagatagattccttttttatttgaacatataTAGGTTAGGAATATCAGAGCTGGACCGAGGGTCACTTTCCTCCTCTGACTCCCTCTCTTTGCGTTAAAGCGCACCAATCTGCCCCCCAATCTGCCCTCTGCCCACCGCAGATGGCGCTCTTTTAATTAATGCTGCGGATTAAGGAGAGATCATTAGCACACAGTGGGATTAAAGTGGCTTTGTGGGAAATAATCCCAGCCAAACACAGGCTCCTCATAACATTTAGCCCGGTCCCATTACCTTAAGTGCATTCTTAGTGCCATCAAGCCGAGTCGCACAGGACCCGACTGGAACCTGCTGATGGAGACAAACACATTAATTCACATTAGTGGATCAGAAAGCAAAGCACAAGCAGCCACGTAACCAACAGAGGACCATCTATCCCCCTCTTACAAGGGCTTTAGGCATGCTTTACAGCTAACGTGATTTAGGAGCATTATAATTATCATTACTGGtggacttgtttttttttaaactaatacataataaataactcaCTCTATCTCTATTCTAATGTAGAAACTATGCTGAACTGCATTACAGCTGCAGAGGTTCTACAGAACTTACAGCACTAATATAAATTACAGACCAAATGTCACTGGGTTCCTTTCAGTCGGTTAGTTAAAGACTAAGCATCTGCATTTTAACCAAGTAAAGAATCTTAAATGTCTCTTTTAACATGGTTTAGAGGCTGTAGATTGATACAAACAGAAGACAAGAGGAAAACCCTGGTAAATAAACCTGCTGTTAATTTGCTGAAGGCATCAGTGTGCATGGTTGGTTGGGGATGACTTTGGCACAATCTCAGTCTcattcatttagtttctttgCCCTGTTAAATGAGTGATTTAATGAAACCCTGGTCTGACCTGCGGCACTATTCTGTGGTCTGACTGGAAAAGGTCTCACTGTATTTCATCAATgttcatctatctgtctatctagctagctaatagTCGTGTTTCTACAGGAATACTGCTTCTCTCCTTTCATATTTCATTTCAGAAGCTGTTTGTTTTTGATGGACGACTAATTAACTTATCCTTCACTAACTAATCCATGGTTGCTTTCAGTGGCAAAATGTCCTGCAGCTAATGATACCAAATGTGGGTCATTTGGCTCACTGGTCTTAATCCCGAAGTTTCCCAGTGTTTATGTCCACCCACTAGACTTCTAAACAGTAGTTTAGCTCAGTAGTTTATCAATATAtgttctatctgtctatctatctatctatatgtctgtctatctatctatctatctagctatatatctgtctgtctgtctgtctgtctatatatctgtctgtctgtctatctgtctatctgtctgtctgtctgtctgtctatctatctatctgtctgtctgtctgtctgtctgtctgtctatctatatatctatctatctatctatctatctatctatctatttgtctgtctgtctgtctgtctatctatctatctatctatctatatatctgtctgtctgtctgtctatatatctgtctgtctgtctgtctgtctatctgtctgtctgtctgtctgtctatctatctatctgtctgtctgtctgcctgcctgcctgcctgcctgcctgcctgtctgtctgtctgtctgtctgtctgtctatctgcctgcctatctgtctgtctgtctgtctgtctgtctatctatctatctatctatctatctatctatctgtctgtctgtctgtctgtctgcctgtctgtctgtctgtcagtctatctatctatctatctatctatctatctgtttgtctgtctgtttgaaTCCGAATTTTGAATCAGactaatatcattattataatatatttttttattatataaaactaCCAACTGCACCTCCTTGTACAGCCACACGGGGGCGGCAGAGATTTGTGCTCTTCACTGTAATCATAGCCGTATTCCCCATGTTCTCACAGCAGCCAATCAAAGGAATTGGACCACATgtac
This window contains:
- the LOC140537220 gene encoding protocadherin-10-like, which translates into the protein MEKRVLQVPLTVLMLSMMCCSLAQLRYSVPEELEHGAFVGNLAEDLGLVPSELSARRFRLVSGTRRRYLEVNLENGVLFVNERIDREQLCEQNPLCFLHLQAVLENPLELHRVEVEVLDVNDNAPSFPRAGFSLDISESAAPGSRFPLESAQDADVGENALRSYLLSVNAHFALDVRAGKFAELVLQRPLDREQQGAHHMVITAVDGGAPERSGSAHLNVTVVDANDNAPAFERETYRAKVVENAPRGTVIIRLNATDPDEGPNGEVAYSFSGHAPSKVRELFSVDTRTGEVRVRGLVDYEKATVHEIYVQAKDKGPNAIAVHCKVLVTVVDVNDNRPEVILTSTSTPVQEDALPGTVIAVISVMDQDSGENGHVDCEIPHHVPFQLHSSFKNYYTLVTSDFLDREKVPEYNITLTARDMGSPPLFTRKTIVVQVADVNDNAPVFKQPSYNVYLMENNPPGSSVFTISAQDADAGQNSYLSYSVLESDIQGAPASTYVSINSDNGNIYALRSFDREQLKSFQLVIQAKDAGFPPLVTNMTLNVFVLDQNDNVPVIVSPLPENDTTAASEIIPRSADAGHLVVKVTAMDVDEGQNARLLYQMLQATDPSLVSIALYTGEVRMIRRLRDGDPATHRLLILVKDSGEPSLSATASIILSVVDSEPEFSDLSKHPRDHALYLIVSLGAVSFTFLVAIIVLAAIKAYRRRLSKYDSSCCGFSSKASTTEDMKSNLNVRISPVPNGAVDTMEVNGGAQLGQNYCYKMCLTPESSKSDFMFLKPYSPTASALHINNSRTAEHNTSSWSPEIHRLNANYTNASPVEFKQANKDWTLLKNQRNYAHKSSATVVKTLQRRVILDHSDMCACPGATHYWTWGSHTWDYKTSDVGGLADRCWTPRFDYQHNVYIPGTPSSLKPPSHEDLDIYSSFSTFGKKKKLTTNHGQLEDTTLQIADAVRSAETTPGPKL